A stretch of the Uranotaenia lowii strain MFRU-FL chromosome 3, ASM2978415v1, whole genome shotgun sequence genome encodes the following:
- the LOC129751221 gene encoding uncharacterized protein LOC129751221, protein MANYGMLVLFSVIVAIGQIQAAGYNTEPQLVEFGTFAAADTTCYIMKIFKGQKSPVILNFNNPSGKVINYIKVEAQNNNRKAGITADITNGAIGQAFVSVRIMEGRGKSTFNGDVFVQMNCLV, encoded by the exons atgGCTAATTACGGGATGCTGGTGCTGTTTTCGGTGATCGTCGCCATCGGTCAGATTCAGGCGGCCGGCTACAACACTGAACCACAGTTGGTTGAATTTGGGACTTTTGCGGCCGCAGATACTACCTGTTACATTATGAAGATTTTTAAGGGCCAGAAAAGTCCGGTCATTCTAAATTTCAACAac CCCTCTGGAAAAGTCATAAACTACATTAAAGTGGAAGCACAGAACAACAATCGAAAGGCTGGAATAACGGCAGACATAACGAATGGTGCAATCGGACAGGCTTTCGTCTCTGTGAGAATCATGGAAGGACGGGGGAAAAGTACATTTAATGGTGACGTCTTTGTACAGATGAATTGTCTTGTGTAG